Proteins from a single region of Pangasianodon hypophthalmus isolate fPanHyp1 chromosome 7, fPanHyp1.pri, whole genome shotgun sequence:
- the aup1 gene encoding lipid droplet-regulating VLDL assembly factor AUP1 isoform X1, whose translation METRGIEQMFDFQRLPSDGLILLLLLLYSPVGLCLMLLRIFIGVHIFLVSCALPDSFVRRFIVRVMCSVLGLHVKQNNLRLRDKNVKLYVSNHITQFDHNIINLLTSCHTPLLEGPSGFVCWARGFMELGTVTGSRAELAQTLRGYCSVPEALPLLLFPEEDTTNGRAGLLKFSSWPFSVADAVQPVALRVKRPFIAVNVTESSWLTELLWTFFVPFTVYQVRWLPPVQRQDEESHQEFANRVQELLATEIGIVSTQITKADKAEHIKRKRHTVSHTTHLDLGARPRTAAQGFLGSSTGAEDPRVVRMAHQVKEVLPDVPLSVITRDLLQTNCVDTTITNLLESTEQYHTEPAEAAPSGPSQPLTSTTPSVPAPPPNLKPPAKSFGKSPADRHMSLQERKAALYDYARRRYIEKHGLDLEEDS comes from the exons ATGGAAACGCGGGGTATAGAGCAGATGTTTGACTTTCAGCG GTTGCCAAGTGATGGTCTgatcctgctgctgctgctgctgtactCCCCAGTTGGCCTTTGCTTAATGTTACTACGTATATTTATAGGTGTTCATATATTCCTAGTGAGTTGTGCACTTCCTGACAGTTTTGTAAGACG ATTTATAGTGCGAGTCATGTGCTCTGTGTTGGGCCTGCATGTAAAACAGAACAACCTGCGCTTAAGGGACAAAAATGTCAAGTTGTATGTCAGCAATCACATTACTCAGTTTGACCACAACATTATTAACCTCCTTACCTCCTGCCACACT CCACTGTTAGAGGGCCCTTCAGGGTTTGTGTGCTGGGCACGGGGCTTCATGGAGCTGGGCACTGTGACAGGCAGCAGGGCTGAGCTGGCACAGACCCTGCGTGGGTATTGCTCTGTTCCTGAAGCTCTGCCCTTACTACTCTTCCCAGAAGAAGACACAACCAACGGGCGCGCTGGTCTGCTCAAGTTCAG CTCCTGGCCTTTCTCTGTGGCAGATGCTGTACAGCCTGTGGCCCTGAGGGTGAAGAGGCCCTTCATAGCTGTG aATGTAACAGAATCTTCGTGGCTGACTGAATTGCTGTGGACGTTTTTTGTCCCGTTCACAGTGTATCAAGTAAG ATGGCTTCCTCCAGTGCAAAGACAAGATGAAGAATCACATCAAGAATTTGCCAACAGAGTCCAAGAG CTTCTGGCCACTGAGATCGGTATTGTTTCAACACAGATCACCAAAGCAGACAAAGCTGAGCACATCAAAAGGAAAAGGCACACAGTTTCCCACACTACGCACCTGG ATTTGGGGGCCAGACCTCGTACTGCGGCGCAGGGTTTTCTGGGCTCGAGCACCGGAGCAGAGGATCCTAGAGTGGTGCGGATGGCACATCAGGTGAAGGAAGTGCTACCAGATGTCCCTCTGAGTGTTATCACCAGAGATCTGT TGCAGACAAACTGTGTGGATACAACTATTACCAACCTGCTGGAGAGCACTGAGCAATATCATACAGAACCTGCAGAAGCTGCACCATCAGGCCCATCACAACCTTTAACCTCCACCACTCCTTCTGTTCCTGCTCCACCACCTAATCTAAAG CCACCTGCCAAATCTTTTGGGAAATCACCAGCAGACAGACACATGTCTTTACAGGAGAGAAAAGCAGCCTTGTATGATTATGCAAGAAG ACGTTACATAGAGAAACATGGCCTGGATCTAGAGGAAGACTCGTGA
- the aup1 gene encoding lipid droplet-regulating VLDL assembly factor AUP1 isoform X2 translates to METRGIEQMFDFQRLPSDGLILLLLLLYSPVGLCLMLLRIFIGVHIFLVSCALPDSFVRRFIVRVMCSVLGLHVKQNNLRLRDKNVKLYVSNHITQFDHNIINLLTSCHTPLLEGPSGFVCWARGFMELGTVTGSRAELAQTLRGYCSVPEALPLLLFPEEDTTNGRAGLLKFSSWPFSVADAVQPVALRVKRPFIAVNVTESSWLTELLWTFFVPFTVYQVRWLPPVQRQDEESHQEFANRVQEITKADKAEHIKRKRHTVSHTTHLDLGARPRTAAQGFLGSSTGAEDPRVVRMAHQVKEVLPDVPLSVITRDLLQTNCVDTTITNLLESTEQYHTEPAEAAPSGPSQPLTSTTPSVPAPPPNLKPPAKSFGKSPADRHMSLQERKAALYDYARRRYIEKHGLDLEEDS, encoded by the exons ATGGAAACGCGGGGTATAGAGCAGATGTTTGACTTTCAGCG GTTGCCAAGTGATGGTCTgatcctgctgctgctgctgctgtactCCCCAGTTGGCCTTTGCTTAATGTTACTACGTATATTTATAGGTGTTCATATATTCCTAGTGAGTTGTGCACTTCCTGACAGTTTTGTAAGACG ATTTATAGTGCGAGTCATGTGCTCTGTGTTGGGCCTGCATGTAAAACAGAACAACCTGCGCTTAAGGGACAAAAATGTCAAGTTGTATGTCAGCAATCACATTACTCAGTTTGACCACAACATTATTAACCTCCTTACCTCCTGCCACACT CCACTGTTAGAGGGCCCTTCAGGGTTTGTGTGCTGGGCACGGGGCTTCATGGAGCTGGGCACTGTGACAGGCAGCAGGGCTGAGCTGGCACAGACCCTGCGTGGGTATTGCTCTGTTCCTGAAGCTCTGCCCTTACTACTCTTCCCAGAAGAAGACACAACCAACGGGCGCGCTGGTCTGCTCAAGTTCAG CTCCTGGCCTTTCTCTGTGGCAGATGCTGTACAGCCTGTGGCCCTGAGGGTGAAGAGGCCCTTCATAGCTGTG aATGTAACAGAATCTTCGTGGCTGACTGAATTGCTGTGGACGTTTTTTGTCCCGTTCACAGTGTATCAAGTAAG ATGGCTTCCTCCAGTGCAAAGACAAGATGAAGAATCACATCAAGAATTTGCCAACAGAGTCCAAGAG ATCACCAAAGCAGACAAAGCTGAGCACATCAAAAGGAAAAGGCACACAGTTTCCCACACTACGCACCTGG ATTTGGGGGCCAGACCTCGTACTGCGGCGCAGGGTTTTCTGGGCTCGAGCACCGGAGCAGAGGATCCTAGAGTGGTGCGGATGGCACATCAGGTGAAGGAAGTGCTACCAGATGTCCCTCTGAGTGTTATCACCAGAGATCTGT TGCAGACAAACTGTGTGGATACAACTATTACCAACCTGCTGGAGAGCACTGAGCAATATCATACAGAACCTGCAGAAGCTGCACCATCAGGCCCATCACAACCTTTAACCTCCACCACTCCTTCTGTTCCTGCTCCACCACCTAATCTAAAG CCACCTGCCAAATCTTTTGGGAAATCACCAGCAGACAGACACATGTCTTTACAGGAGAGAAAAGCAGCCTTGTATGATTATGCAAGAAG ACGTTACATAGAGAAACATGGCCTGGATCTAGAGGAAGACTCGTGA